Proteins encoded together in one Aeromonas encheleia window:
- the rnr gene encoding ribonuclease R — MSQKDPFLQREAEKYENPIASREMLLELIKGHEKPMSREELAKALKLTEEEPLEALRRRLRAMERDGQLVFTRNQCYALPDRLNLVKGYVLGHKDGFGFLRPEGGGSDLFLNNREMQRLMHGDYVLVQPTEIDRKGRQEARLVRLLKPREADIVGRYFVENGVGFVVPDDSRIGQDILIPEGENKGARQSQVVVVRITQRATSRINSVGTVLDVLGENMAPGMEIEIALRTHGIPHTWPEEVTKEVAGLGEQVPEKAKEGRIDLRALPLVTIDGEDARDFDDAVFCEAKRGGGWRLWVAIADVSSYVKPGTALDAEAYQRGNSVYFPEFVVPMLPEVLSNGLCSLNPQVDRLCMVCEMTISAAGRMSGYKFYEAVMNSHARMTYSKVAAILDGEPKLRQQYEPLVGHIEELNNLYKALKHARHQRGAVEFESEETRFIFNAQRKIDQIVPLVRNDAHKIIEECMIQANVAAARYIEKNEAFALFRVHDRPGEERLTGFRDFLAELGLELKGGLEPEPKDFAELAAKFEGRPDAELLSTMLLRSMRQAVYQADNIGHFGLALKSYAHFTSPIRRYPDLILHRAIKYQTAKEQQGNLRHKWTPSGGYHYQLEEVDPMGEHCSMTERRADDATRDVADWLKCEYMLDHVGDEFDGVIASVTGFGFFVRLAEIHIDGLVHVSTLTNDYYQFDPLHMQLIGENFRRRYRLGDKVRVKVMGVNLDDRKIDFVMVEAPLTGKDGKEVVRKPAKGGLRHDKRKESKDSGKSDKGGRAKPSNRRPSKKAREKTKSTK, encoded by the coding sequence ATGTCTCAAAAAGATCCTTTCCTCCAACGCGAGGCCGAAAAATACGAAAACCCCATCGCCAGCCGCGAGATGCTGCTGGAGCTCATCAAGGGCCATGAGAAACCCATGTCCCGGGAAGAGTTGGCCAAGGCCCTCAAGCTGACCGAAGAAGAGCCGCTGGAGGCCTTGCGCCGTCGTCTGCGCGCCATGGAGCGCGATGGGCAGCTCGTGTTCACCAGGAACCAATGTTACGCCCTGCCGGATCGTCTGAATCTGGTGAAAGGCTATGTGCTCGGCCATAAAGATGGATTCGGTTTTCTGCGCCCCGAGGGTGGTGGATCGGATCTCTTCCTGAACAACCGTGAGATGCAGCGCCTGATGCACGGCGACTACGTGCTGGTACAGCCGACCGAGATCGATCGCAAGGGCCGGCAGGAGGCCAGACTGGTGCGCCTGCTCAAGCCCCGCGAGGCGGACATCGTCGGCCGCTACTTCGTCGAGAACGGGGTCGGCTTCGTGGTGCCGGATGACAGCCGCATCGGCCAGGACATCCTCATCCCCGAAGGGGAGAACAAGGGTGCCCGCCAGAGCCAGGTCGTGGTCGTTCGCATCACCCAGCGCGCCACCTCCCGCATCAATTCGGTCGGTACCGTGCTGGACGTGCTGGGCGAGAACATGGCGCCGGGCATGGAGATCGAGATCGCCCTGCGTACCCACGGCATCCCGCACACCTGGCCGGAAGAGGTGACCAAAGAGGTCGCAGGTCTGGGCGAACAGGTGCCGGAGAAGGCCAAAGAGGGTCGTATCGACCTGCGTGCCCTGCCGCTGGTCACCATAGACGGGGAAGATGCGCGTGACTTCGATGACGCCGTCTTCTGTGAAGCCAAGCGCGGTGGCGGCTGGCGCCTGTGGGTCGCCATCGCGGATGTCTCCTCCTACGTGAAGCCCGGCACGGCGCTGGATGCCGAAGCCTATCAGCGCGGCAACTCCGTCTATTTCCCCGAGTTCGTGGTGCCCATGCTGCCGGAGGTGCTCTCCAACGGCCTCTGCTCCCTGAACCCGCAGGTCGACCGGCTGTGCATGGTGTGCGAGATGACCATCTCCGCCGCCGGCCGCATGTCCGGTTACAAGTTCTACGAAGCGGTGATGAATTCCCACGCGCGCATGACCTACAGCAAGGTGGCGGCGATCCTGGATGGCGAGCCCAAGCTGCGTCAGCAGTACGAGCCGCTGGTGGGCCACATCGAGGAGCTCAACAACCTCTACAAGGCGCTCAAGCACGCCCGTCACCAGCGTGGCGCCGTGGAATTCGAGAGCGAAGAGACCCGCTTCATCTTCAACGCCCAGCGCAAGATCGACCAGATAGTGCCGCTGGTGCGCAACGATGCCCACAAGATCATCGAAGAGTGCATGATCCAGGCGAACGTGGCCGCGGCCCGTTACATCGAGAAGAACGAAGCCTTTGCCCTGTTCCGGGTGCACGATCGTCCGGGCGAAGAGCGCCTGACCGGTTTCCGTGACTTCCTGGCCGAACTGGGTCTGGAGCTCAAGGGGGGTCTCGAGCCCGAGCCGAAGGACTTCGCCGAGCTGGCCGCCAAGTTTGAGGGGCGTCCGGATGCCGAGCTGCTCTCCACCATGTTGCTGCGCTCCATGCGCCAGGCGGTCTATCAGGCCGACAACATAGGTCACTTCGGTCTGGCCCTGAAGTCCTACGCCCACTTCACCTCGCCGATCCGCCGCTATCCGGATCTCATCCTGCACCGCGCCATCAAGTACCAGACGGCCAAGGAGCAGCAGGGCAACCTGCGCCATAAGTGGACCCCGAGCGGGGGTTATCACTACCAGCTGGAAGAAGTGGATCCCATGGGCGAGCATTGCTCCATGACCGAGCGCCGTGCCGACGATGCGACCCGCGACGTGGCCGACTGGCTCAAGTGTGAGTACATGCTGGATCACGTGGGTGACGAGTTTGATGGCGTCATCGCCAGCGTCACCGGCTTCGGTTTCTTCGTCCGTCTGGCGGAGATCCACATCGACGGTCTGGTGCACGTCAGCACCCTCACCAACGACTACTACCAGTTTGATCCCCTGCACATGCAGCTGATCGGCGAGAACTTCCGCCGTCGCTACCGCCTGGGTGACAAGGTACGCGTCAAGGTGATGGGCGTGAACCTGGACGATCGCAAGATCGACTTCGTGATGGTGGAAGCGCCACTCACCGGCAAGGATGGCAAAGAGGTAGTGCGCAAGCCCGCCAAGGGTGGTCTGCGTCACGATAAACGCAAAGAGAGCAAGGATAGCGGCAAATCCGACAAGGGTGGCCGTGCCAAGCCCAGCAACAGACGACCGAGCAAGAAGGCTCGCGAAAAGACCAAGAGCACTAAATGA
- the rlmB gene encoding 23S rRNA (guanosine(2251)-2'-O)-methyltransferase RlmB: protein MSTELIYGIHAVSALLERTPERFIEVWALKGREDDRLQPLLDELEALGLKVQSVNRKTLDDKAEGNNHQGIMAKVIEAPKLAEHDLASLLDSLASRQAQPFLLVLDGVTDPHNLGACLRSADAAGVHAVIVPRDKATGLTSVVRKVACGAAEVVPLIQVTNLARSLRELQERGVWLVGTAGEADHDLYQAKLTGPMALVMGAEGKGMRRLTREHCDELVSIPMAGAVSSLNVSVAAGVCLFEAVRQRRV from the coding sequence ATGAGTACAGAACTGATCTACGGCATTCACGCTGTATCCGCGCTGCTGGAGCGCACCCCGGAGCGCTTCATCGAGGTGTGGGCCCTCAAGGGCCGTGAAGACGACAGGTTGCAGCCCCTGCTGGACGAGCTGGAAGCGCTCGGCCTCAAGGTGCAGAGCGTGAACCGCAAGACGCTCGATGATAAAGCCGAGGGCAACAATCACCAGGGCATCATGGCCAAGGTGATAGAGGCGCCCAAGCTGGCCGAGCACGATCTGGCCAGCCTGCTGGACAGCCTGGCCTCGCGACAAGCCCAGCCTTTCCTGCTGGTGCTGGACGGGGTGACGGATCCGCACAACCTCGGCGCCTGCCTGCGCAGCGCCGACGCGGCCGGGGTCCATGCGGTCATAGTGCCGCGGGACAAGGCCACCGGCCTGACCTCGGTGGTGCGCAAGGTCGCCTGTGGCGCCGCCGAAGTGGTGCCGCTGATCCAGGTCACCAACCTGGCCCGCAGCCTGCGCGAGTTGCAGGAACGCGGTGTCTGGCTGGTCGGCACCGCCGGCGAAGCGGATCACGATCTCTATCAGGCCAAGCTGACCGGCCCGATGGCGCTGGTGATGGGCGCCGAGGGCAAGGGCATGCGTCGCCTGACGCGCGAGCACTGCGACGAGCTGGTGAGCATCCCTATGGCCGGGGCTGTCTCCAGCCTCAATGTCTCGGTGGCGGCGGGCGTCTGCCTGTTCGAAGCCGTGCGTCAGCGCCGCGTCTGA
- a CDS encoding Crp/Fnr family transcriptional regulator encodes MDRPPFSRDRVTDEQEATRLLSFARSLTLAPRACLWHAGDSPDLLVRVEQGLLRAKVVLADGREYIKEFYWEGDEFIDFHHLLSGEPARYSVEALEPCRLQLFALADLRQLNCWPAWYQHLLAVQLRIKEEKELLLLTESPQARYQHFLQSFPALDARVPDHQIAAYLGISPISLSRIRKRLKDLNKG; translated from the coding sequence ATGGACAGACCCCCGTTCAGCCGGGATCGGGTCACAGATGAGCAGGAGGCCACGCGCCTCCTCTCTTTTGCCCGCTCCTTGACGCTCGCCCCCCGAGCCTGCCTCTGGCACGCCGGTGACAGCCCGGATCTGCTGGTCAGGGTGGAGCAGGGCTTGCTGCGGGCCAAGGTGGTGCTGGCGGATGGGCGCGAGTACATCAAGGAGTTCTACTGGGAGGGGGACGAGTTTATCGACTTCCACCACCTGCTCAGTGGCGAGCCCGCCCGCTACAGCGTGGAGGCGCTGGAGCCCTGCCGGCTGCAGCTGTTCGCCCTGGCCGATCTGCGCCAGCTCAACTGCTGGCCCGCCTGGTATCAGCACCTGCTGGCGGTGCAACTGCGCATCAAGGAGGAGAAGGAGCTGTTGCTGCTGACCGAGAGCCCCCAGGCCCGCTACCAGCACTTCCTGCAGAGCTTCCCGGCCCTGGATGCCAGGGTGCCGGATCACCAGATCGCCGCCTATCTCGGCATCAGCCCCATCAGCCTCAGCCGCATTCGCAAACGGCTGAAGGATCTTAACAAAGGTTAA
- a CDS encoding GNAT family N-acetyltransferase — MNWSLKAWSELTTDELYDLLALRAEVFVVEQTCPFQDLDGLDRREGVLHLLGYEGRHLAAYSRIMAPGIGDEHGCAIGRVVTSPQSRGGGLGHRLLAEAVRGCEAGWPGHSIWLGAQAHLQGFYGQHGFVAEGEGYLEDDIPHMGMRKTAV; from the coding sequence ATGAACTGGAGTCTCAAGGCTTGGTCCGAGCTGACCACGGACGAACTGTATGATCTGCTGGCCCTGCGGGCCGAAGTCTTCGTGGTGGAGCAGACTTGCCCTTTCCAGGATCTGGATGGGCTGGATCGCCGCGAAGGGGTGCTGCACCTGCTCGGCTACGAGGGCCGGCACCTGGCGGCCTATAGCCGGATCATGGCGCCTGGCATAGGTGACGAGCATGGCTGCGCCATCGGCCGGGTGGTCACCTCGCCCCAGTCGCGGGGTGGCGGCCTGGGTCACCGGTTGCTGGCGGAGGCCGTCAGGGGCTGCGAGGCTGGCTGGCCGGGTCACTCCATCTGGCTCGGCGCCCAGGCACACCTGCAAGGCTTCTACGGCCAGCACGGTTTCGTGGCGGAGGGGGAGGGCTATCTCGAAGACGACATCCCCCACATGGGCATGCGCAAAACGGCGGTCTGA
- a CDS encoding DMT family transporter: protein MTPTLFAAILLAALLHALWNALAKRQAEGRVSVLLVSLCSGLFAAPFLPLVGWPAATEYPWLALSILLHCGYCLFLGRAYRLGEFGQIYPLARGSAPLLTLSLGALLLGEVPGGLAVAGALVLVSGVLLMAWRGGIRLAPAALSAVLITALFTAAYTLSDGAGARSAGAPVRYTLWLFTLTALVMPLLMRWQSRTAWRDLDAAAWYTGALGGALSLLAYGIVIWAMTQAPIGLVAALRESSVLFAVLLSWCWLGEKLGRVRLMAALVILCGILLIRIG from the coding sequence GTGACCCCCACCCTCTTTGCGGCCATCCTGCTGGCTGCCCTGTTACACGCCCTCTGGAATGCGCTGGCCAAGCGCCAGGCCGAGGGGCGGGTCAGCGTCTTGCTGGTCTCCCTCTGCTCCGGCCTCTTTGCCGCGCCCTTCCTGCCCCTGGTGGGGTGGCCGGCCGCCACCGAATATCCCTGGCTGGCGCTCTCCATCCTGCTGCACTGCGGTTATTGCCTGTTCCTCGGCCGGGCCTACCGACTCGGCGAGTTCGGCCAGATCTATCCGCTGGCCCGTGGTAGTGCACCCCTGCTAACCCTGTCGCTGGGGGCGCTGCTGTTGGGGGAGGTCCCCGGGGGGCTGGCGGTGGCGGGCGCCCTGGTGCTGGTGAGCGGGGTGCTGTTGATGGCCTGGCGCGGTGGCATCAGGCTGGCGCCTGCGGCCCTGAGTGCCGTGCTGATCACGGCGTTGTTCACGGCCGCCTATACCCTCTCCGATGGGGCGGGCGCCCGCTCGGCCGGCGCGCCGGTGCGCTACACCCTCTGGCTGTTCACCCTGACCGCGCTGGTGATGCCGCTGCTGATGCGCTGGCAGAGTCGCACCGCCTGGCGGGATCTGGATGCCGCGGCCTGGTATACAGGCGCGCTCGGCGGCGCCTTGTCACTGCTGGCCTACGGCATCGTCATCTGGGCCATGACCCAGGCGCCCATCGGGCTGGTGGCGGCGCTGCGCGAGAGCAGCGTGCTGTTTGCGGTGCTGCTCTCCTGGTGCTGGCTGGGGGAGAAACTGGGCCGGGTCAGGCTGATGGCAGCGCTGGTGATCCTGTGCGGCATCCTGCTGATCCGGATCGGCTGA
- a CDS encoding alanyl-tRNA editing protein encodes MEHSRASFVLGHHQEQARVVYCQAGEPTLLVTDLSPFHPQSHLWPDQPGDVGRVCWDSGEASVGPCRMGAISPDGELFVDQDIPVKRGAEGWAFVVVHPLTGRHELAVETHVELQVDADARHTLSLGHSGCHLAALALNRVLTPYWRKEPSERDALGQPDFDRLAIQTSRVEPRGSQELYRIGKSLRKKGVMAAELLAALPAIEQEINAQLASWLAEGGDIRRSRAGEAIIDSRYWHCTLEGAEVTIPCGGTHVDSLAALGRVSVQLSPADEGFCLISRVTP; translated from the coding sequence ATGGAACATAGCCGAGCCAGCTTCGTGCTGGGCCATCACCAAGAGCAGGCCAGGGTAGTCTATTGCCAGGCCGGCGAGCCGACCCTGCTGGTCACCGACCTCAGCCCCTTCCATCCCCAGAGTCATCTCTGGCCCGATCAACCGGGCGATGTGGGCAGGGTTTGCTGGGATAGTGGCGAAGCCAGCGTGGGCCCCTGCCGCATGGGCGCCATCAGCCCGGACGGCGAGCTGTTCGTGGATCAGGATATACCGGTCAAACGGGGGGCCGAGGGCTGGGCCTTCGTGGTGGTGCATCCGCTGACGGGCAGGCATGAGCTGGCCGTGGAGACCCACGTCGAGTTGCAGGTAGATGCCGATGCCCGCCATACCCTGAGCCTGGGCCATAGCGGTTGCCATCTGGCGGCGCTGGCCCTCAACCGGGTGCTGACCCCTTACTGGCGCAAGGAGCCGAGCGAGCGGGATGCCCTCGGCCAGCCCGATTTTGACCGGCTCGCCATCCAGACCTCGCGGGTCGAGCCCAGAGGCTCGCAGGAGCTGTATCGCATCGGCAAGAGCCTGCGCAAGAAGGGGGTGATGGCGGCCGAGCTGCTGGCGGCCCTGCCCGCCATCGAGCAGGAGATCAACGCCCAGCTGGCCAGTTGGTTGGCGGAGGGTGGCGACATTCGCCGCTCCCGCGCCGGTGAGGCCATCATCGACTCCCGCTATTGGCACTGCACCCTGGAGGGAGCAGAGGTGACCATCCCCTGCGGTGGCACCCACGTCGACAGCCTGGCCGCGCTGGGCCGGGTCAGCGTGCAGCTGAGCCCCGCCGACGAAGGCTTCTGCCTGATCAGCCGGGTCACCCCTTAA
- a CDS encoding Nramp family divalent metal transporter: MQPALSTAIPARKFKLTLLGPAFIAAIGYIDPGNFATNIQAGSTFGYQLLWVVVWANLMAMLVQTLSAKLGIVTGKNLAEHIRDKLPRPAVWAYWVQAEIIAMATDLAEFIGAAVGFKLLLGVTLLEGACITAVVTWAILMLQSRGQKPLEFVVGGLLLFVAAAYIVELVFSRPHLPSLLEGALFPGLPNGDAVYLAAGVLGATVMPHVIYLHSALTQHTQDRGTVPQRLHSTRVDVAIAMTIAGFVNLAMMAMAAAAFHGVGDQPVAELESAYQTLTPLLGQAAATLFGLSLVASGISSTVVGTLAGQVVMQGFVRFTIPLWLRRAITMAPAFVVIAMGLNTTDILVLSQVILSFGIALALIPLLMLTGDRALMGQHRNHPVTQALGRLIVALVIGLNAYLLVSML; the protein is encoded by the coding sequence ATGCAACCCGCCCTGAGCACGGCCATCCCGGCCCGAAAATTCAAGCTGACCCTGCTGGGGCCCGCCTTTATCGCCGCCATCGGCTATATAGACCCGGGCAACTTCGCCACCAATATCCAGGCGGGTTCCACCTTTGGTTATCAACTGCTGTGGGTGGTGGTGTGGGCCAACCTGATGGCCATGCTGGTGCAGACCCTCTCCGCCAAGCTCGGCATAGTCACCGGCAAGAACCTCGCGGAACACATCCGGGACAAGTTACCCAGACCCGCGGTCTGGGCTTACTGGGTGCAGGCGGAGATCATCGCCATGGCCACGGATCTCGCCGAGTTCATCGGCGCCGCCGTGGGCTTCAAGCTGCTGCTCGGCGTCACCCTGCTGGAGGGGGCCTGCATCACCGCCGTGGTCACCTGGGCCATCCTGATGCTGCAGTCTCGCGGCCAGAAGCCGCTGGAGTTCGTGGTGGGCGGCCTGCTGCTGTTCGTGGCCGCCGCTTACATCGTCGAGCTGGTCTTCTCCCGCCCCCATCTGCCGAGCCTGCTGGAGGGCGCGCTCTTCCCCGGGCTGCCCAACGGCGATGCCGTCTATCTGGCCGCAGGCGTGCTGGGGGCGACCGTGATGCCCCACGTCATCTATCTGCATTCGGCGCTGACCCAGCACACCCAGGACAGGGGCACGGTCCCCCAGCGGCTGCACAGCACCCGGGTGGACGTCGCCATCGCCATGACCATCGCCGGCTTCGTCAACCTGGCCATGATGGCCATGGCCGCCGCGGCCTTTCACGGGGTGGGCGACCAGCCCGTGGCCGAGCTGGAGTCCGCCTACCAGACGCTCACGCCCTTGTTGGGACAGGCGGCCGCCACCCTGTTCGGCCTCTCCCTGGTCGCGTCCGGCATCTCCTCCACCGTGGTGGGAACCCTGGCCGGACAGGTGGTGATGCAGGGTTTCGTACGCTTCACCATCCCACTCTGGTTGCGTCGGGCCATCACCATGGCCCCCGCCTTCGTGGTGATCGCCATGGGGCTCAACACCACGGATATCCTGGTGCTGAGCCAGGTGATCCTGAGCTTCGGCATAGCGCTGGCGCTGATCCCGCTGCTGATGCTGACCGGCGATCGCGCCCTCATGGGCCAGCATCGCAATCACCCGGTGACTCAGGCGCTGGGGCGACTCATCGTCGCCCTGGTGATCGGCCTCAATGCCTATCTGCTGGTCTCCATGCTCTGA
- the rpsF gene encoding 30S ribosomal protein S6 produces MRHYEIVFMVHPDQSEQVPGMIERYTGAITTAGGTIHRMEDWGRRQLAYPIDKLHKAHYVLMNVEAEQAVIDELETNFRFNDAVIRNMIMRTKHAVTEVSPMAKAKEERFVRRDDERREDAVEASSEE; encoded by the coding sequence ATGCGTCATTACGAAATCGTCTTCATGGTTCATCCGGACCAGAGCGAGCAAGTACCTGGCATGATCGAGCGTTACACCGGCGCTATCACCACCGCTGGTGGTACCATTCATCGCATGGAAGATTGGGGCCGTCGTCAACTGGCTTACCCGATCGACAAGCTGCACAAGGCTCACTATGTTCTGATGAACGTAGAAGCAGAGCAGGCCGTTATCGACGAACTGGAAACCAACTTCCGCTTCAACGATGCCGTTATCCGCAACATGATCATGCGCACCAAGCACGCCGTGACTGAAGTTTCTCCTATGGCCAAGGCCAAGGAAGAGCGCTTCGTCCGTCGTGACGACGAGCGCCGCGAAGATGCTGTTGAAGCGTCTTCCGAAGAGTAA
- the rpsR gene encoding 30S ribosomal protein S18: MARYFRRRKFCRFTAENVTEIDYKDIVTLKNYVTESGKIVPSRITGTRAKYQRQLARAIKRARYLALLPYTDLHNK, from the coding sequence ATGGCACGTTATTTCCGTCGTCGTAAGTTCTGCCGCTTCACCGCCGAGAACGTTACCGAGATCGACTACAAAGATATCGTTACTCTGAAAAACTACGTCACTGAATCTGGCAAGATCGTACCGAGCCGTATCACCGGTACCCGCGCCAAGTATCAGCGTCAGCTGGCACGCGCCATCAAGCGTGCTCGTTACCTGGCTCTGCTGCCGTACACCGATCTGCACAACAAGTAA
- the rplI gene encoding 50S ribosomal protein L9, whose amino-acid sequence MQVILLDKIAKLGGLGDQVAVKAGYARNYLIPQGKAVMATKANIETFDARRAELEAKLAAGKAAAEERAAKLGELAAVVIASKSGDEGKLFGSIGTRDVADAITAAGVAVAKSEVRMGNVLRNTGEYEVVVQLHADVKATVQIQVVAL is encoded by the coding sequence ATGCAAGTTATCCTGCTCGACAAAATCGCCAAACTGGGCGGTCTGGGTGATCAAGTCGCTGTTAAAGCTGGCTACGCCCGTAACTATCTGATCCCGCAAGGCAAAGCCGTTATGGCTACCAAGGCCAACATCGAGACCTTCGATGCTCGCCGTGCTGAACTGGAAGCCAAACTGGCTGCCGGTAAAGCTGCCGCTGAAGAGCGCGCTGCCAAGCTGGGTGAACTGGCTGCCGTTGTCATCGCCTCCAAGTCTGGCGACGAAGGTAAGCTGTTCGGTTCCATCGGTACCCGTGACGTGGCTGACGCCATCACTGCTGCCGGCGTTGCTGTTGCCAAGAGCGAGGTCCGCATGGGCAACGTTCTGCGTAACACCGGCGAGTACGAAGTTGTTGTTCAGCTGCACGCTGACGTCAAGGCAACCGTACAGATCCAGGTTGTTGCTCTGTAA
- a CDS encoding ferredoxin--NADP reductase: MAAWVEGRVLERIEWTPTLFSLRVEAELAPYKAGQFTKLALQQGERRIQRAYSFVNPPSAPYHEFYLVEIPEGELTPSLGSLQAGDSVLVQSQATGFLTLDELPAGRDLWLLSTGTAIGPFLAMLADGEAFERFDNLVLVHGVRKGEELSYRSLIESFVERHGPRFHYVPFVSREEWPGAMAGRIPAAIGEGRLQARVGLEFSAVHSQVMICGNPAMVKETQQTLIELGLAKNLRRAPGNISAENYW, encoded by the coding sequence ATGGCTGCCTGGGTCGAAGGTCGGGTACTCGAGCGCATCGAGTGGACCCCCACCCTGTTTTCCCTGCGTGTGGAGGCGGAGCTCGCCCCCTACAAGGCGGGGCAATTTACCAAGCTGGCCCTGCAGCAGGGTGAGCGCCGCATCCAGCGGGCCTACTCCTTCGTCAATCCCCCCTCTGCCCCCTATCACGAATTCTATCTGGTCGAGATCCCGGAGGGTGAGCTGACGCCGTCCCTCGGCTCGTTGCAGGCGGGGGACTCGGTGCTGGTCCAATCCCAGGCGACCGGCTTCCTGACCCTGGATGAACTGCCCGCCGGGCGCGATCTCTGGCTGCTCTCCACCGGCACCGCCATCGGTCCCTTCCTGGCCATGCTGGCGGACGGCGAGGCCTTCGAGCGCTTCGACAATCTGGTGCTGGTACACGGAGTGAGGAAGGGGGAGGAGCTGAGTTATCGGTCGCTTATCGAGAGCTTTGTCGAGCGGCACGGGCCGCGCTTTCACTACGTTCCCTTCGTCAGCCGCGAGGAGTGGCCCGGTGCCATGGCCGGCCGGATCCCGGCGGCCATCGGCGAGGGGCGCCTGCAGGCGCGGGTCGGGCTCGAATTCTCTGCGGTACACAGCCAGGTGATGATATGCGGCAATCCCGCCATGGTGAAGGAGACCCAGCAGACCTTGATTGAGCTGGGGTTGGCCAAGAACCTGCGGCGGGCCCCCGGCAATATCAGCGCGGAAAATTACTGGTAG
- a CDS encoding NADP-dependent oxidoreductase has product MTQLQITAFGDPSVLKLNPSLDKVPAEGEVRVRICYAGVNPIDAKTRAGLGWAAAQNKDKLPWTPGYDVAGVVEKVGPGVSTLAEGDRVCGMVGFPLAGGGYAESIVVSEGELVQLDGVSLKQGAALPLAGLTAWQGLFEHGALKAGQRVLILAAAGGVGHLAVQFASAYGAEVVVTASKENHGFLHGIGASKMVDYHDADWVAQVGRVDLVLDLMGGESGKAALACVAEGGRLVTVPTITAQSIKDAGAALGIAVSGMLVHPDSKQLAQMLILLRQGDAHITLAGEFELAEGALAHQALEGGHTRGKLVLRMPAAGRYPG; this is encoded by the coding sequence ATGACGCAGCTACAGATTACCGCATTCGGCGACCCCTCGGTACTTAAGCTCAACCCTTCGCTCGACAAGGTTCCCGCCGAGGGGGAGGTTAGGGTGCGCATCTGTTATGCCGGGGTCAATCCTATCGATGCCAAGACCCGGGCCGGTCTGGGCTGGGCGGCGGCCCAGAACAAGGACAAGCTGCCCTGGACGCCGGGTTATGACGTGGCGGGGGTGGTAGAGAAGGTCGGCCCGGGCGTCAGCACCCTGGCGGAGGGGGACAGGGTGTGCGGCATGGTCGGTTTCCCGCTGGCGGGCGGCGGCTATGCCGAGAGCATAGTGGTTAGCGAGGGGGAACTGGTCCAGCTTGACGGCGTCAGCCTCAAGCAGGGGGCGGCCCTGCCGCTGGCCGGGCTCACCGCCTGGCAGGGGCTGTTCGAGCACGGCGCTCTCAAGGCGGGGCAGCGGGTGCTGATCCTGGCCGCCGCCGGCGGGGTGGGGCACCTGGCGGTGCAGTTCGCCAGCGCCTATGGCGCCGAGGTGGTGGTGACGGCCAGCAAGGAAAATCACGGCTTCTTGCATGGGATCGGGGCCAGCAAGATGGTGGATTATCACGATGCGGACTGGGTTGCGCAGGTTGGCCGCGTCGATCTGGTACTGGATCTGATGGGCGGCGAGAGTGGCAAGGCGGCGCTCGCCTGCGTCGCCGAGGGTGGCCGCCTGGTGACGGTGCCGACCATCACGGCGCAGTCGATCAAGGATGCCGGCGCCGCCCTGGGGATCGCGGTGAGCGGCATGCTGGTACATCCCGACAGCAAGCAGCTGGCCCAGATGCTGATCCTGCTGCGTCAGGGCGATGCCCACATCACCCTGGCCGGCGAGTTCGAGTTGGCGGAGGGGGCGCTGGCGCACCAGGCCCTCGAGGGCGGCCACACCCGGGGCAAGCTGGTGCTGCGGATGCCCGCCGCCGGGCGCTATCCTGGATGA
- a CDS encoding YqaA family protein — MMETLEAGLSWLFLSAFTSATLLPGSSEVLLGVMANQGQWSMTSLLLWATLGNTLGSMTTWWLGWLATYKKKPEDFQGRGEQKALGWLKQHGHWCLLLAWTPVVGDGLCLLAGWLRLSFWRSLILIGLGKLVRYALVFLLAKQVF, encoded by the coding sequence ATGATGGAGACGCTGGAAGCCGGGTTGAGCTGGCTGTTTCTCAGCGCCTTCACCTCGGCGACCCTGTTGCCCGGCAGCTCGGAAGTGCTGCTGGGGGTCATGGCAAACCAGGGACAGTGGAGCATGACCAGCCTGCTGCTGTGGGCCACCCTCGGCAATACTCTGGGTTCCATGACCACCTGGTGGCTCGGCTGGCTTGCCACATACAAGAAAAAACCGGAAGATTTTCAAGGCCGTGGGGAACAAAAGGCGCTAGGTTGGCTCAAACAACATGGCCACTGGTGCCTGCTGCTGGCCTGGACGCCGGTGGTCGGTGACGGTCTCTGTCTGCTGGCCGGCTGGCTGCGTCTCTCATTCTGGCGCTCTCTCATTCTGATCGGGCTGGGCAAATTGGTGCGCTATGCCCTGGTTTTTCTGTTGGCCAAACAGGTCTTCTAG